A genomic region of Glycine max cultivar Williams 82 chromosome 15, Glycine_max_v4.0, whole genome shotgun sequence contains the following coding sequences:
- the LOC100500283 gene encoding peptidyl-prolyl cis-trans isomerase FKBP12-like isoform X1 → MGVEKQLLRSGTGPKPIPGQNVTVHCTGFGKNGDLSQKFWRLPTYIISLPFLSFPSLLINSPYLTLTYSTKDPGQNPFTFKIGQGSVIKGWDEGVLGMQIGEVARLRCSPDYAYGAGGFPAWGIRPNSVLEFEIEVLSAQ, encoded by the exons atgGGAGTGGAGAAGCAGTTGTTGAGGTCTGGCACCGGTCCGAAGCCAATTCCCGGTCAGAACGTAACCGTTCACTGCACTGGTTTCG GGAAGAACGGTGACCTTTCTCAGAAATTCTGGAGGTTACCTACCTATATCATTTCTCttcctttcctttcctttccttctttattAATTAACTCTCCTTATCTTACACTTACTTACAGCACAAAGGATCCTGGCCAGAACCCATTCACTTTCAAAATCGGCCAAGGTTCTGTTATCAAAG GATGGGATGAAGGTGTGCTTGGCATGCAAATTGGTGAAGTTGCTCGTCTCCGG TGCTCTCCGGATTATGCTTATGGTGCTGGTGGCTTTCCTGCTTGGGGAATACGGCCCAACTCTGTCTTGGAATTTGAAATCGAAGTCTTAAGTGCGCAATGA
- the LOC100500283 gene encoding Peptidyl-prolyl cis-trans isomerase FKBP12-like → MGVEKQLLRSGTGPKPIPGQNVTVHCTGFGKNGDLSQKFWSTKDPGQNPFTFKIGQGSVIKGWDEGVLGMQIGEVARLRCSPDYAYGAGGFPAWGIRPNSVLEFEIEVLSAQ, encoded by the exons atgGGAGTGGAGAAGCAGTTGTTGAGGTCTGGCACCGGTCCGAAGCCAATTCCCGGTCAGAACGTAACCGTTCACTGCACTGGTTTCG GGAAGAACGGTGACCTTTCTCAGAAATTCTGGAG CACAAAGGATCCTGGCCAGAACCCATTCACTTTCAAAATCGGCCAAGGTTCTGTTATCAAAG GATGGGATGAAGGTGTGCTTGGCATGCAAATTGGTGAAGTTGCTCGTCTCCGG TGCTCTCCGGATTATGCTTATGGTGCTGGTGGCTTTCCTGCTTGGGGAATACGGCCCAACTCTGTCTTGGAATTTGAAATCGAAGTCTTAAGTGCGCAATGA
- the LOC102659744 gene encoding uncharacterized protein: MGSTMKNKHLHDGRTIAALNPESFLVIRIPDALVLRILSRSLFVAMVLAALPFLGTVLKGFYFSSSFVPNVETAAASGSLDVGLLNSILHDFAHEGLLRENDKALVLNSPLPNVFREKIDVVMDSDWESKSLFADVSYDFVFTSGDIDAEFIDRILKIDGIVALPLGSKPSNSAFKEQNNYRVVSLKRYGTAVVVALKKTGPAVRLVDSDSSPKRKLLATKTEAKSVALKGLEDVLLEPPRKALVKSRKYLNKIKYLPDLVGDSLEGYKRRVFIGVGLPEENKGVMQWFKENYPKKNTKFETHSVAVVPEDHFAVSAWLSKNVKEEEYVVMKAEAGVVEEMMKTRTIRLVDELFLECKNEWWQRGKTMKKNERTYWECLALYGRVRDEGVAVHQWWG; encoded by the coding sequence ATGGGGAGCACGATGAAGAATAAGCATTTGCACGATGGAAGAACAATTGCTGCTCTCAACCCCGAAAGTTTCCTCGTTATCAGGATTCCCGATGCGCTTGTTTTGCGCATTCTGTCTCGCTCATTGTTCGTGGCCATGGTTCTTGCTGCCTTGCCTTTCTTGGGAACTGTTCTCAAAGGATTCTATTTCTCTTCCAGTTTTGTTCCCAATGTCGAAACTGCAGCCGCATCTGGGTCTCTCGATGTGGGACTATTGAATTCGATTCTACATGATTTCGCTCATGAGGGTCTCCTCAGAGAGAACGATAAGGCACTCGTTCTGAACTCTCCCCTTCCTAATGTCTTCAGGGAAAAGATTGATGTTGTCATGGATTCTGATTGGGAAAGTAAGAGCTTGTTTGCTGATGTGTCTTATGATTTTGTGTTCACCTCTGGTGATATTGATGCTGAGTTTATTGATCGCATTCTGAAAATTGATGGCATTGTGGCTCTCCCGTTGGGGTCTAAACCGTCTAATTCTGCTTTCaaagaacaaaataattatagagTTGTTTCCCTTAAGCGATATGGaactgctgttgttgttgcattGAAGAAAACTGGGCCAGCCGTTAGGTTGGTAGATTCTGATTCTTCGCCAAAGAGGAAGCTTTTGGCGACAAAGACAGAGGCCAAGAGTGTGGCATTGAAGGGTCTTGAAGATGTTCTCTTGGAGCCTCCGAGAAAGGCTTTGGTTAAATCAAGGAAGTACTTGAACAAGATCAAGTATTTACCTGACTTGGTGGGTGATTCTCTTGAAGGTTACAAAAGAAGAGTCTTCATTGGTGTAGGATTGCCTGAGGAGAACAAGGGTGTGATGCAATGGTTTAAGGAGAACTATCCCAAGAAGAATACTAAGTTTGAGACTCACAGCGTCGCGGTTGTGCCGGAAGACCATTTCGCCGTTTCTGCTTGGTTGTCTAAGAATGTGAAGGAGGAAGAGTACGTTGTGATGAAGGCAGAAGCAGGGGTGGTGGAGGAGATGATGAAGACGAGGACAATAAGGTTGGTGGATGAACTCTTCTTAGAGTGTAAGAATGAGTGGTGGCAGAGGGGGAAGACAATGAAGAAGAACGAAAGAACTTATTGGGAGTGCTTGGCTTTGTATGGAAGGGTGAGGGATGAAGGAGTTGCGGTTCACCAATGGTGGGgataa
- the LOC102660017 gene encoding dolichyl-diphosphooligosaccharide--protein glycosyltransferase subunit 4A: protein MIDDEALGVIANILGIFIFALVIAYHLVTADPKYKVI from the coding sequence ATGATTGATGATGAAGCCTTGGGAGTCATTGCCAACATTCTTGGCATCTTCATTTTTGCTTTGGTTATAGCTTATCACCTGGTCACTGCGGACCCCAAATATAAAGTCATCTAa
- the LOC100779620 gene encoding uncharacterized protein LOC100779620 precursor gives MASSKALITAFLFVLTLSSMSMSQAARHLMQTTAPNLPGIPTLPKPTFPPLPSLPTLPQGNVPPLATIPTLPQPTLPSLPTTLPPLPSSIPTIPSLPNIPSIPTFTIPTTMPSIPFLSPPPSTSSP, from the coding sequence ATGGCCTCGAGCAAAGCATTGATCACAGctttcctttttgttctgaccttgtcaagcatgagcatgagcCAAGCAGCTCGCCATCTTATGCAAACAACTGCACCAAATTTGCCTGGCATTCCCACTTTGCCTAAACCAACATTTCCACCTTTGCCTTCACTTCCAACACTGCCTCAGGGCAATGTTCCACCCTTGGCTACAATCCCAACACTGCCACAACCTACCCTACCATCTTTGCCTACCACTTTGCCTCCACTTCCCAGCAGCATCCCTACCATTCCTTCATTGCCCAACATTCCCTCAATCCCCACATTCACAATTCCAACCACTATGCCCTCCATTCCTTTCCTATCTCCACCACCTTCCACCTCTAGCCCTTAA
- the LOC100780694 gene encoding protein PELPK2: protein MASSKSLITAFLLALTLSSMSMSQATRHLMQTTAPNLPKTTLPPLPSLPTLPQANVPTLPTIPTLPQPSLPTIPTVPQVTLPPLAATSLPNFPTIPSFPFFSPPPSATAP from the coding sequence ATGGCCTCAAGCAAATCATTGATCACAGCTTTCCTTCTTGCTCTGACCTtgtcaagcatgagcatgagcCAAGCAACTCGCCATCTTATGCAAACAACTGCACCAAATTTGCCTAAAACAACATTGCCACCTTTGCCTTCACTTCCAACATTGCCTCAGGCCAATGTTCCAACTTTGCCTACAATCCCAACACTGCCACAACCATCTCTTCCTACCATTCCAACCGTTCCACAGGTGACCCTTCCACCACTTGCTGCCACTTCACTTCCAAACTTTCCCACCATCCCCTCCTTCCCCTTCTTCTCCCCACCACCTTCAGCCACCGCTCCCTGA